A stretch of DNA from Candidatus Binataceae bacterium:
GCTTTCGCCCCGGGAGTGCTGGAGAGCGAGCTATTCGGCCATGAAAAAGGCGCCTTTACCGGCGCGGCCGGCGAGCATGCCGGATGCTTCGAGCGGGCCACGGGCGGAACTTTGTTTCTGGACGAGATCGGCGAAATCAGCCTGGATTTTCAAGCCAAGCTGTTGCGGGTGCTGCAGGAGGGCGAGGTCTTGCGGGTGGGCGGGACCAAACCACGCAAGCTGAACGTGCGGGTGGTCGCTGCCACCAACCGGGTGCTGCAGCAGGAAGTCGCGGCGGGCGATTTCCGCGAGGATCTGTTCTTCCGCCTAAATGTCATCCCGATCACGCTGGCGCCACTGCGCGAGCGTACCGCGGATATCCTGCCGATCGCTAATCACTTTCTGCGTCACTATGCCGATACCGAGGGACGCCATCTAAGCTTCACGCCCGACGCCGCCCAGGCCCTGCTCTCTCATCGCTGGCGCGGCAATATTCGTGAGCTGGAAAACGTGGTCGAGCGGGCCGTCGTCTTGGCCCATGGCAACGAAATCACTCCCGCCGACTTGATGCTGGAATCCGAACGCCCACCATCCATACAGGGCGACTGGAGCGGGTTGACCCTTCAGGAACATCTGGATCAGGCTACCGTCAGCCGAATCAACGACGCCCTCAAGGCCGCCCGCGGTAGCCGCGCCGAGGCGGCGCGCGCGCTGGGAATTGACCGCACCACGCTCTATCGCCTGATGCGGCGGCTCGGGATGCAAGCCGACGCGGCTCAAGCCTGAAAGCTCGAGATTGGCTTGAGAACGCTTGTTAGGCCGCTCAACCACTGCGCCGCCCACCCTGCCGCTGAGTCCTTTACTGGTTGGATAGCCAGCGAACCAGCGTTGGACTCGCGCAGGTCAAGATTGGCGTAAAAATGTCTGGAGCAGCTCGACGAGCTTGGCGGCTTTCGGATCGCTTGAAGCGCGCGCGACGAACTCGTACAACTGCGCCATGCCGTCATAAATCGTCGCCCCGGTGTGCGCCTGTTCCATAGTCTGGGCGATCTCTTCCATCTCGGCCACGAAGCGGTAAGCCTTGCGCGGCACCGCCGGGATCGTGCTTTGTAGATGGTGCAGGATGCCTTGGGCGCTGCGCTCCAGTTCCGCCTCGAGCATCCCTTCCACCTGATAGCGCGCCGCGGCTACGCTCACCGCCGCCCCCAACGCGGTCAATCCTTTAGTCAGGCCGGCGTAACACATCTTGATGGCCGAAGCCGCACCTGGCGGACCCTCCATCGCGACAACATCAACGCCGTAGCGCGCGCCCAGCGCGGCAAGTTGGCCGACGCCATCGCCGCTGGCAAAAATCCGGGCATAGCCTCGATGCGCGCGATCGAACCGCGGCGGCCCGATAATCGAGGCATCGACAAAGCTCGCCCCGCTGCCCGTCACCAGCTCGCCGATCGCACGGGCGCTGGCGGGTGCAATCGCATTGCAATCGGCATACAGGGTCGGTGCGCCTTTGCGCCTGAGCGGCCCCACAAAGCGCTCGGCTACCGCCCTGGCCTGCCCTGGCGGTACCACCGAGAGCATCACATCGGCCTGGCTGACCAATTCCCAGTCGTCGTCTATAGCGTGCGCGCCCGCCGCCTGCGCGCGTGCCCGGCTGGCCTCGCCGCGGCCGCGCAGCGAGGTCAGCACTCGCGCGCCCGCGCGCACCAGCACCTGCGCCACCGCGCTGCCCATTTCACCATTGCCGATTACTGCGATTACCTGATCGGAGGATTGCATTATCGCTTGCCCTCTGTACCGACCGAAAAAATTGACTTCAAGTACGCGGCGGGACCGAAACCCAGCGGTTGCCAACCTCGTAAAAGCGCCAGGGCTTGTCGGCCCACGCGCCGGCATAGGCCACATTGATGCGGGCCGAGCAGGCGATTTTGCCGTGCCATCCAGCTTGCAGGTACAATTCATCGCCACATAAGTCGCGCCCGTAATCGCGGCCGTCGATAGCCAAGGCTTGGGTCAGCTTGCCCGGACCATTGCAGAGCTCGCGCGAGTGAGCCGGCCGACCCCGCCGCCGCGCCATCAAATCGAGCCCGCGGACGGGCTCCAACGCGCGAATTAGCACTGCGTGCGGCTGATTCTCTTGGCCGGTCACCAAGTTTATTGCCCAGCTGCGGCCATAAAGCAAAAAGAGGTAGGCGTGACCCGGCGGCCCGAACATCGCCTCGGTGCGCCGCGTGCGGCCACGCGCGCTATGGGCCGCCAGATCGCGCGGGCCGCGGTAGGCTTCGGCCTCCACGATTCGCCCTGCGGTTTCGCCTTCGGCGCTGCGCCGGACCAGAATTTGGCCGATGCATTGACGGGCCACCACCAGTACCGGTCGCGCATAGAACGACCGCGGCAAGCGATTCCCAAGCGTACCCAGCGCAGTGGTGGACAACGAAGTTTCCGTCATCAGCTCCGGCGGTAATTTCCCTAAGCCTGCGCCTTGAGCCGGGACCTGCGCAAGTTGCGCTCACAAAATCAGCCCGATGGCGTCACCCACCAGGCGAAAGGGCAGCTCGATAGCGGTTGCCACCGCGTGCGCGGTTGCGCCCAGCAGACTATCGGGCCGCGAGGTGGTGGTCGTGGTGGTCGTGGTAGTTTCAGGCGCTGGCTGGTCAACGTTGTAACCGTTGTCCGCGGGCAGCGAGGTGCTACGCGTAACCGTGGTCTGAGTTTGTTGTCCGGAGGCACATCCCTGCGCGCCGGCGACGGCGAACAACGCGCTTGCCACGAGCAGTGCTAAAATTACTTTCGACATAGCCTTATCCTTTTCATCCTGCCCATCCTTCTCCAACGTCCGACCTGGATCGAAAGCCAGGAGCGTGCCATTACTTTCAACCTGGCAATCAGCAACAATCAGATTCCAAAGTTGTCAGATTTGTAATTCTTACCGGAAATAGGTTATCGATCGGGGTTGCCACTAACGGTATCGAGCATGAACCGCCAGCTTAATCGCTAACGCAGGCGATGGCGAGCATTGCTCATTAAGAGGTACTCTAATGGTATTCGAGGCACGCAATATCCTTTGTCCGATCGAGTTTCACGAGTCTTTCCTCAACGCTCTGACCACCGCGGGCCAGATTGCGCAGCGCAACCAGGGCACGGTCTTTATGATGCACGTGGTGGCGCCAGCCGATCCGCTAGTGGTTGGGGCACCGGCCCGCCCCCAGCATGACGAACGGGTGGCTGAGCGCGAATTGGAAAAGATCGGCCATGAGCGTTTGCAAGGGGTCGAGTATAAAATCGTTCTGCGCGTGGGTGACGCGGCCGAAGAGGTGGTCAACGCTTGCCGCGAGCTGAGCATCGATCTGGTCGTGATGGCGACCCATGCCAACCCCGGGTGGCTGCACCTGCTTACCAATCCCGTGTGCGATCGGATCATTCACGAAGCGCCTTGCCCGGTCCTTACGTTGTGTGAGCGAGCCTGGCCGCAGAAATAGTTTCCGCCCGGGTTTGGAGCG
This window harbors:
- a CDS encoding DUF1932 domain-containing protein translates to MQSSDQVIAVIGNGEMGSAVAQVLVRAGARVLTSLRGRGEASRARAQAAGAHAIDDDWELVSQADVMLSVVPPGQARAVAERFVGPLRRKGAPTLYADCNAIAPASARAIGELVTGSGASFVDASIIGPPRFDRAHRGYARIFASGDGVGQLAALGARYGVDVVAMEGPPGAASAIKMCYAGLTKGLTALGAAVSVAAARYQVEGMLEAELERSAQGILHHLQSTIPAVPRKAYRFVAEMEEIAQTMEQAHTGATIYDGMAQLYEFVARASSDPKAAKLVELLQTFLRQS
- a CDS encoding sigma-54 dependent transcriptional regulator, with protein sequence MTGRILIVDDEEASARLTEIVLAEAGLETEHCNSAKAALEALGERGTDVVISDLKMPGMDGLELLREIRRQDPWLPVILLTGFSSISSAVAAMREGAFDYVTKPVNGEELSATVGRALKMTELERENRYLRSEVASRYTPDSFVAESEHSKTVLTMVRRVARSRSTVLIQGESGTGKELVARLLHYWSDRVGKPFVAVNCKAFAPGVLESELFGHEKGAFTGAAGEHAGCFERATGGTLFLDEIGEISLDFQAKLLRVLQEGEVLRVGGTKPRKLNVRVVAATNRVLQQEVAAGDFREDLFFRLNVIPITLAPLRERTADILPIANHFLRHYADTEGRHLSFTPDAAQALLSHRWRGNIRELENVVERAVVLAHGNEITPADLMLESERPPSIQGDWSGLTLQEHLDQATVSRINDALKAARGSRAEAARALGIDRTTLYRLMRRLGMQADAAQA
- a CDS encoding universal stress protein — translated: MVFEARNILCPIEFHESFLNALTTAGQIAQRNQGTVFMMHVVAPADPLVVGAPARPQHDERVAERELEKIGHERLQGVEYKIVLRVGDAAEEVVNACRELSIDLVVMATHANPGWLHLLTNPVCDRIIHEAPCPVLTLCERAWPQK
- a CDS encoding DNA-3-methyladenine glycosylase, which produces MTETSLSTTALGTLGNRLPRSFYARPVLVVARQCIGQILVRRSAEGETAGRIVEAEAYRGPRDLAAHSARGRTRRTEAMFGPPGHAYLFLLYGRSWAINLVTGQENQPHAVLIRALEPVRGLDLMARRRGRPAHSRELCNGPGKLTQALAIDGRDYGRDLCGDELYLQAGWHGKIACSARINVAYAGAWADKPWRFYEVGNRWVSVPPRT